The Nerophis lumbriciformis linkage group LG05, RoL_Nlum_v2.1, whole genome shotgun sequence genome contains a region encoding:
- the LOC133605755 gene encoding chloride anion exchanger-like, with the protein MVKQAGLKEYLVARSLYSEESFAEEHEKVYRHRKTGLDHLKQYFTCDARRAKNAVMSLLPIIGWMKIYRIKEWLLSDIVSGISTGLVAVLQGLAYCLLASLPPWYGLFSAFFPVVLYFFLGTSRHISVGPFPVLCLMIGSVVTRLVPDEGPPANITGFEGLTKDEQRVLVASSVTFLAGIMQLAMGVLQVGFVVMYLSDTLVSGFTTAAAIHILVSQLKFVLGLQVPGISGPLSIIYTLEIIFGKIQSTNVCDVVISLVIMVVVFIVKELNDRFKAKLPVPIPIEVIMTVIACGVSYAFDFRTKYGIDVVGHIPKGYEPPIAPNVHIFQETAMEAFPMAIVGFAVAFSVAKVYSVKHDYTIDGNQELIAFGVSNIFGASFKSFAASTALSRSAVQESTGGKTQIAGLLSAVIVMIVTLALGFLLDPLPKSVLGAVVIVNLKGMLMQFREVPYLWRRDKPDCVVWLGTCIAAVLLGLDLGLAAGLGVELLSVVLRAQFPRCSVLANIKGTDIYKDRKDYVDIFEPEGVKIFRIPSPIFFANIEFFRSKLVEAVGFNPLRVLRKRNKALRMIRKHVKKGYLQWTSNGFLNASCGPIKEDSEAENNVEDLDLPTDFKDLPARIDWNAALPANITVPRVDLHSLVLDFAAVSFLDVSAMKGLKAALKELVRVEVDVYIVACDPYILEKLHHCRFFDEELKPSLFFLTLHDAMLHILDKHPECTKKKSNYDKIVTQVTIHNTGGTLRSRERNVPDPETKF; encoded by the exons ATGGTGAAGCAAGCAGGGCTCAAGGAGTACCTGGTCGCTCGCTCTCTGTACTCGGAGGAGAGCTTTGCAGAGGAGCATGAGAAGGTCTACAGGCACCGCAAGACCGGCTTGGATCACCTCAAGCAGTACTTCAC GTGTGACGCCAGACGTGCCAAAAATGCGGTTATGTCCCTGCTGCCAATCATCGGCTGGATGAAGATCTATCGCATCAAAGAGTGGCTTCTTAGCGATATCGTGTCGGGCATCAGCACTGGACTCGTCGCTGTCCTGCAAG GGTTGGCGTATTGTCTCCTGGCGTCTCTTCCACCCTGGTATGGTCTCTTCTCTGCGTTCTTCCCTGTGGTCCTTTACTTTTTCCTGGGAACCTCCAGGCACATCTCAGTAG GTCCGTTCCCGGTGTTGTGTCTGATGATTGGCTCGGTGGTCACCAGGTTGGTACCAGACGAAGGGCCGCCCGCTAACATCACAGGTTTTGAAGGCCTGACCAAGGATGAGCAGAGGGTGTTGGTGGCCTCGTCCGTCACTTTCCTGGCTGGTATCATGCAG CTGGCGATGGGCGTCCTGCAGGTGGGCTTTGTGGTCATGTACCTGTCCGACACTCTGGTGTCAGGTTTCACCACCGCAGCAGCCATCCACATCCTGGTGTCCCAGCTGAAGTTTGTGCTGGGCCTGCAGGTCCCAGGAATCAGTGGACCACTCTCTATCATATAT ACTCTGGAGATCATCTTTGGTAAGATACAGTCCACCAATGTATGCGACGTGGTCATCTCCTTGGTCATCATGGTGGTTGTGTTCATCGTGAAGGAGCTCAATGACAGGTTCAAAGCCAAACTGCCGGTTCCTATTCCCATCGAGGTCATCATG ACGGTCATAGCATGTGGAGTCTCTTATGCGTTTGACTTCAGGACAAAGTATGGCATCGATGTTGTTGGACACATTCCAAAGGG GTACGAACCTCCAATAGCTCCCAACGTGCACATCTTCCAGGAGACCGCGATGGAAGCGTTCCCAATGGCCATCGTCGGTTTTGCTGTGGCCTTCTCCGTGGCGAAGGTCTACTCCGTGAAACACGACTACACAATAGACGGAAACCAG GAGCTGATCGCTTTTGGAGTAAGTAACATTTTCGGAGCGTCCTTCAAGTCTTTCGCAGCAAGTACAGCTCTTTCCAGGAGTGCTGTGCAGGAGAGCACAGGAGGAAAAACACag ATAGCCGGTTTGCTATCAGCTGTCATCGTGATGATCGTAACCTTGGCCCTGGGATTTCTACTGGACCCCCTGCCAAAG TCCGTGTTGGGTGCTGTGGTCATCGTCAACCTGAAAGGCATGCTGATGCAATTCCGTGAGGTGCCCTACCTGTGGAGGCGGGACAAGCCAGATTGT GTGGTGTGGTTGGGCACCTGCATCGCAGCCGTCTTACTGGGGTTGGACCTCGGGCTTGCAGCAGGTCTCGGTGTGGAGCTTCTCAGTGTGGTCCTCAGGGCTCAGTT CCCTCGCTGCAGCGTCTTGGCCAACATAAAGGGAACTGATATCTACAAGGACCGTAAGGACTATGTTGAC ATATTTGAGCCAGAAGGAGTAAAAATCTTCCGGATCCCATCACCGATCTTCTTTGCCAACATTGAGTTCTTCAGGAGCAAGCTGGTGGAAGCT GTTGGTTTCAATCCACTGAGGGTGCTGAGGAAGCGTAATAAAGCGCTGCGAATGATCCGGAAACATGTAAAGAAAGGTTATCTCCAGTGGACATCA AATGGGTTCCTAAACGCCTCATGTGGACCCATCAAAGAGGATTCAGAGGCTGAAAACAACGTGGAAGACTTGGACCTGCCCACGGATTTTAAGGACTTGCCTGCACGAATCGACTGGAACGCTGCGCTTCCCGCCAACATCACGGTTCCCAGAGTGGATCTTCACAGTCTGGTCTTGGACTTTGCTGCTGTCTCCTTCCTGGATGTCTCCGCTATGAAGGGACTTAAAGCT GCACTAAAAGAACTGGTCCGGGTCGAAGTGGATGTCTACATCGTAGCTTGTGATC CGTACATCCTGGAAAAACTGCACCACTGCAGGTTCTTTGATGAAGAACTTAAACCGTCTCTGTTCTTCCTGACGCTGCATGACGCCATGTTGCACATCCTGGACAAACATCCCGAGTGCACAAAGAAGAAATCCAACTATGACAAG